In one Pseudomonas sp. SCA2728.1_7 genomic region, the following are encoded:
- a CDS encoding FKBP-type peptidyl-prolyl cis-trans isomerase: MKQHRLAAAVALVSLVLAGCDSQTSVELKTPAQKASYGIGLNMGKSLAQEGMDDLDSKAVAQGIEDAVGKKEQKLKDEELVEAFAALQKRAEERMAKMSEESAAAGKKFLEENGKKAGVTTTASGLQYEVVKKADGPQPKPTDVVTVHYTGKLTNGTVFDSSVERGSPIDLPVSGVIPGWVEGLQLMHVGEKYKLYIPSDLAYGAQSPSPAIPANSVLVFDLELLAIKDPAKEAAAAK, translated from the coding sequence GATTCGCAGACCAGCGTAGAGCTGAAAACCCCGGCGCAAAAAGCTTCCTACGGTATCGGCCTGAACATGGGCAAGAGCCTGGCTCAGGAAGGCATGGATGATCTGGACTCCAAAGCGGTAGCCCAGGGCATCGAAGATGCCGTCGGCAAGAAAGAACAGAAGCTGAAAGACGAAGAACTGGTCGAAGCCTTCGCCGCGCTGCAAAAGCGTGCTGAAGAGCGTATGGCCAAGATGAGCGAAGAGTCGGCTGCGGCTGGCAAGAAGTTCCTCGAAGAAAACGGCAAGAAGGCGGGTGTAACCACCACCGCTTCCGGCCTGCAATACGAAGTGGTCAAGAAAGCCGACGGCCCACAGCCTAAGCCGACTGACGTAGTGACTGTTCACTACACCGGCAAGCTGACCAACGGCACCGTATTCGACAGCTCCGTCGAGCGCGGCAGCCCGATCGATCTGCCGGTAAGCGGCGTGATCCCGGGTTGGGTTGAAGGTCTGCAACTGATGCACGTTGGCGAGAAGTACAAACTGTACATCCCTAGCGATCTGGCTTACGGCGCTCAGTCGCCAAGCCCGGCAATCCCGGCCAACTCGGTTCTGGTCTTCGACCTGGAACTGCTGGCCATCAAGGATCCAGCCAAAGAAGCTGCTGCTGCCAAGTAA
- a CDS encoding YkvA family protein, with protein MKAPWNFARFLPLAGRLLARGRLPTLLFAVASKGAAQGNRLGKLKDDLRLLQALCLAYWRGEYRAISGKALVSVVAGLMYFLSPVDAIPDFIPVFGMLDDIAVLAWLMKTLDDELNAFRLWRNRQQPEKLAVVERLPDTPEQLQLQGPKKP; from the coding sequence ATGAAAGCTCCGTGGAATTTTGCTCGATTCCTGCCCTTGGCCGGCCGCCTGCTGGCGCGTGGGCGTTTGCCGACCTTGCTGTTTGCAGTTGCCAGCAAAGGCGCCGCGCAAGGCAATCGTCTCGGTAAACTCAAGGATGATTTACGTTTGCTCCAGGCGCTGTGCCTGGCTTATTGGCGCGGCGAGTATCGGGCCATCAGTGGCAAGGCACTGGTTTCGGTGGTGGCGGGTTTGATGTACTTCCTCAGCCCGGTGGATGCGATTCCGGATTTCATCCCTGTATTCGGCATGCTCGACGACATCGCCGTCCTCGCCTGGCTGATGAAAACCCTCGACGATGAGCTCAATGCGTTTCGCCTGTGGCGCAACCGCCAGCAACCGGAAAAACTCGCGGTGGTCGAACGGCTGCCCGATACCCCTGAACAACTGCAACTTCAGGGGCCGAAAAAGCCCTGA
- a CDS encoding helix-turn-helix transcriptional regulator has product MDIQIIARDGEPEYAVLPWAQYQALLKAAGINEAPSRPAATPIAASPDTILPGLDQLRSLREGKGIAIEALARTVGISPSYLAMIESGERQPDAAIRRSLAWELTVPGWRDES; this is encoded by the coding sequence ATGGATATTCAGATAATTGCACGCGATGGCGAACCCGAATACGCGGTTCTGCCGTGGGCTCAGTATCAGGCTCTACTAAAAGCAGCAGGCATCAACGAAGCACCGTCGCGTCCGGCAGCCACGCCGATCGCGGCCTCACCAGACACGATTCTTCCGGGTCTGGATCAACTACGCAGTTTGCGCGAAGGGAAGGGCATCGCCATTGAGGCGCTGGCCCGCACGGTAGGCATCAGCCCGTCATATCTGGCCATGATCGAAAGTGGCGAGCGTCAGCCTGACGCCGCGATTCGCCGCAGCCTGGCCTGGGAATTGACGGTGCCAGGGTGGAGGGATGAATCGTGA